In one window of Flavobacterium ginsengisoli DNA:
- a CDS encoding hybrid sensor histidine kinase/response regulator transcription factor produces MSQKSFLLFLLSAFFYHSYSQNIKFAHYNDNNGLSHNSVRHIVQDKKGFMWFGTFSGLNRFDGYQFKNYMSSTPGKNKLYNDDITALELDEKNNYLWIGTRKGLTLFKMDTHVFTTYFHKKDDPNSLPDDEVRAVYVDKFERVWVGTKTKGIYLFFLKENRFEKIKLNGYEYIKEIFEDKKGNVWVGSYEKSSVAKITMDAKGAIVKINNYTLSVPNSNIKNPYLNFIYEDAKQDIFVGTREGLYKLDKASDKFVNLYIESKQVRGALGPYFISVAQAPDGKYWVGTLGGLLVCDQLEDIQKGNYKWYYSILSDDTSLVDNLISALYFDKSGVLWIGTEDGLDKYDPYENQFTLNKDISRSIGNQAPRIRGFAKTYDEKVIVATYHNGLFISNIKGSTPLHNTGKDIASIYSEDGKIFYCGLWDGNVLVYNYLSNSSREINLGFEKSPVFAFRKITDDKMIVGSFGEGAVILNTKTLQVETSSKLLPDFQINAIERDTKNNVWFATETGVVKYNINTGKIETYSSLFIKEKGVPHDENVSDVLVDVKGKIWASTRFGLCLYNPKKNEFEPVKNLKELSGKWITDILSDANGNLWLNINNNNIAFVKSNLKDISIYHVNSGNRLDVFSSSGFFYFNNSNIFLGGKNGIISFSPPAMKRNNWSPLPVISEFKIQNEEVFPEMEINGEIPLSKDLNYGNEIELSHKNRNFSLQFSAPSFANEKLNKFQYMLEGFDKEWITVNSTSRIVQYTNLYPGNYTFKIRSSNSDGYWSKTVSYKIKILPPFWLTPTSFLMFFAILFGVFYFIRKEIKNRIRLKQELLTEKVNREHDIKLNNEKLRFFTNISHELRTPLTLILGPAKQLLDENSNATDYEKSRYNLIYQNASRLLNLVNQVLDFRKAQSGELKLKVTKTDILSYSKNIFDSFKEMAYNKKIKLNFISEDDEINGWLDNDKYDKILYNLLSNALKFTNKNGNVDLYVRLKDTVEDILVIEVTDDGIGIPLKSIDKIFKRFYQASNSKDNNTGSGIGLSLVKSLVAIHKGTISVESTAGKGSTFKVEIPIDRESYEHKEVFEYALKNDNLSMLIPEKVAKKIIQNTDLKEKILVIEDNSELRKYLVDYLSDYYKVYDAENGEEGLKICRQIKPILCVTDVMMPVMDGLEFCQQLKNDDFISHIPVVMLTALGENMDKVKGYDIGADGYLVKPFEPLLLKTVIENMIKSRLDLKQKFSGEVESKVSMLTHSPIDEEFMEKVTNLINDNLSDVDLSTDFLCDKLGVSSSKLYRKIKELTDLAPNEFIRTIRLKKSAELLKTKKYNVSEVTDLVGFNDPLYFSRCFKKQFGFPPSKLIN; encoded by the coding sequence ATGAGCCAAAAATCCTTTTTATTATTCTTGTTATCCGCCTTTTTTTATCATTCGTATTCACAGAATATAAAATTTGCGCATTATAATGATAATAACGGATTGTCTCATAATTCGGTGCGCCATATTGTACAGGATAAAAAGGGTTTCATGTGGTTTGGAACTTTTTCAGGACTAAATCGTTTTGACGGTTATCAGTTCAAAAATTACATGAGTTCTACGCCTGGTAAAAACAAATTGTACAATGATGATATCACGGCTTTAGAGCTGGATGAAAAAAATAATTATCTCTGGATTGGTACCCGAAAAGGACTCACGCTTTTCAAAATGGATACGCATGTTTTTACTACTTATTTTCATAAAAAAGACGATCCAAACAGTTTGCCAGATGATGAAGTTAGAGCCGTTTATGTAGATAAATTTGAAAGAGTTTGGGTAGGAACCAAAACGAAAGGAATTTATTTATTCTTTTTGAAAGAAAACCGATTCGAAAAAATTAAACTGAATGGTTATGAATATATAAAAGAAATTTTTGAAGATAAAAAAGGAAATGTCTGGGTTGGAAGTTATGAGAAATCATCTGTAGCCAAAATTACGATGGATGCGAAAGGTGCGATTGTGAAAATCAATAATTATACGCTTTCTGTTCCAAATTCGAATATAAAAAATCCATACCTAAATTTTATTTACGAAGATGCCAAACAAGATATTTTTGTTGGAACTCGTGAAGGTTTGTATAAACTCGATAAAGCAAGCGATAAGTTTGTTAATCTATATATTGAAAGCAAACAAGTTAGAGGTGCTTTAGGACCTTATTTTATTTCTGTTGCACAGGCTCCTGATGGCAAATATTGGGTTGGAACTTTGGGCGGATTATTAGTTTGTGATCAATTAGAAGACATTCAAAAAGGAAATTATAAATGGTATTATTCTATTCTTTCAGATGACACTTCGCTTGTCGATAATTTAATTTCGGCTCTTTATTTTGATAAATCTGGAGTCTTATGGATTGGAACCGAAGATGGTTTAGATAAATACGATCCGTATGAGAATCAGTTTACTTTAAATAAAGATATTTCGCGTTCTATTGGCAATCAAGCGCCTAGAATTAGAGGTTTTGCCAAAACCTATGATGAAAAAGTAATTGTTGCAACTTATCACAACGGGCTTTTTATTTCTAACATAAAAGGTTCGACACCTCTGCACAACACAGGAAAAGATATTGCTAGTATTTATTCTGAAGACGGAAAGATTTTTTACTGTGGTCTTTGGGATGGCAATGTTTTGGTTTATAATTATTTGAGCAATTCTTCTAGAGAAATAAATTTAGGATTTGAGAAATCGCCTGTTTTTGCCTTTAGAAAAATTACAGATGATAAAATGATTGTAGGTTCATTTGGAGAAGGAGCTGTAATTCTAAATACTAAAACACTTCAAGTAGAAACTTCAAGTAAACTTTTACCCGATTTTCAGATTAATGCTATTGAAAGAGACACCAAAAATAATGTTTGGTTTGCAACAGAAACGGGAGTGGTAAAATACAATATCAATACCGGAAAAATAGAAACATATTCGTCACTTTTTATCAAAGAAAAAGGTGTTCCTCATGACGAAAATGTTAGTGATGTTTTAGTTGATGTTAAAGGAAAGATCTGGGCTTCAACTCGTTTTGGGCTATGTTTGTACAATCCGAAAAAGAACGAATTTGAACCCGTAAAAAATCTTAAGGAACTTTCTGGAAAATGGATTACTGATATTTTATCAGATGCCAACGGTAATTTGTGGCTGAATATCAACAATAATAATATTGCTTTTGTAAAATCGAATTTAAAAGATATTAGCATTTATCACGTAAATAGCGGAAACAGATTGGATGTTTTTAGTTCTAGTGGTTTCTTTTATTTTAATAATTCTAATATTTTTCTTGGTGGTAAAAACGGAATTATTTCTTTTTCTCCGCCAGCGATGAAAAGAAACAATTGGTCGCCATTGCCTGTTATTTCTGAATTTAAGATTCAAAATGAGGAAGTTTTTCCAGAAATGGAAATCAACGGAGAAATTCCGCTTTCTAAAGATTTAAATTATGGAAATGAAATCGAATTAAGCCATAAAAACAGGAACTTTTCTCTGCAGTTTTCGGCACCTTCATTCGCAAACGAAAAATTGAATAAATTTCAATACATGTTAGAAGGTTTTGATAAAGAATGGATAACAGTTAATAGTACATCTAGAATTGTACAATATACCAATCTTTATCCAGGCAATTATACTTTTAAGATAAGATCAAGCAATAGCGACGGTTATTGGAGTAAAACGGTTTCTTATAAAATAAAAATTCTGCCTCCGTTCTGGCTTACGCCGACTTCTTTTTTAATGTTTTTTGCTATTTTATTCGGTGTTTTTTATTTCATTAGAAAAGAGATTAAGAATCGTATTCGTTTAAAACAAGAGCTGCTCACAGAAAAAGTAAACAGAGAACACGACATAAAATTAAATAATGAGAAATTACGTTTCTTTACCAATATTTCGCATGAATTAAGAACGCCATTAACGCTAATTTTAGGTCCAGCAAAACAGCTTTTGGATGAAAACAGTAATGCTACAGATTACGAAAAAAGCCGTTATAACTTAATTTATCAAAATGCCAGCCGATTGCTAAATTTGGTGAATCAGGTTTTGGATTTTAGAAAAGCGCAGTCGGGTGAATTAAAACTAAAGGTAACCAAAACGGACATTTTATCGTATTCAAAAAATATTTTCGATTCGTTTAAGGAAATGGCTTATAATAAAAAAATTAAGCTCAATTTTATTTCTGAAGATGATGAAATAAATGGCTGGCTAGACAATGACAAATACGATAAAATTCTTTACAATCTTTTGTCTAACGCCTTGAAGTTTACCAACAAAAATGGTAATGTAGATTTGTATGTGAGACTAAAAGATACGGTTGAAGATATTTTGGTAATTGAAGTTACAGATGACGGAATTGGTATTCCGTTAAAAAGTATAGATAAAATTTTCAAACGTTTTTACCAAGCTTCAAACAGTAAAGACAATAATACTGGATCAGGAATTGGTTTGTCATTGGTAAAATCTTTGGTTGCCATTCATAAAGGAACTATTTCTGTAGAAAGTACTGCAGGAAAAGGAAGTACTTTTAAAGTAGAAATTCCGATTGATCGTGAATCTTACGAACATAAAGAAGTGTTTGAATATGCTCTTAAAAATGACAATCTAAGTATGCTGATTCCAGAAAAGGTCGCCAAGAAAATTATTCAGAATACAGATTTAAAAGAGAAGATTCTGGTTATTGAAGATAACTCAGAACTCAGAAAATATTTGGTCGATTATTTATCGGATTATTACAAAGTGTATGATGCTGAAAATGGAGAAGAAGGCTTAAAAATCTGCCGACAAATAAAACCTATTTTATGCGTAACCGATGTTATGATGCCCGTTATGGACGGATTGGAATTTTGCCAGCAATTAAAAAATGATGATTTTATAAGTCATATTCCAGTTGTGATGCTTACAGCGTTGGGAGAAAATATGGATAAAGTAAAAGGTTATGATATTGGAGCTGATGGTTATTTGGTAAAACCTTTTGAGCCTTTACTTTTGAAAACGGTTATAGAAAATATGATCAAATCGAGATTAGATCTGAAACAAAAATTCTCTGGCGAAGTAGAAAGCAAAGTTAGCATGCTGACACATTCGCCAATTGACGAGGAGTTTATGGAAAAAGTAACGAATCTAATCAACGATAATTTAAGCGATGTTGATCTTTCAACCGATTTTTTATGTGACAAACTGGGCGTTAGTTCTTCCAAATTATATAGAAAAATTAAAGAATTGACCGATTTAGCACCAAATGAATTTATCAGAACCATTCGTTTAAAAAAATCAGCAGAATTGCTAAAAACCAAAAAATACAATGTTTCTGAAGTAACAGATTTAGTTGGTTTTAATGATCCATTATATTTCAGTAGATGCTTCAAGAAACAGTTTGGTTTCCCGCCAAGCAAGTTGATTAATTAG
- a CDS encoding inositol oxygenase family protein, giving the protein MKKHIDTDNPLNNLDEWEDDLLMRYPDPSEENEEVKEKQKEEFRNYVDSERVETVKEFYRINHTYQTYDFVCDKEQDFLQFNRKEMSIWEAVEFLNTLVDDSDPDIDLDQTQHLLQTSEAIRADGHPDWFVLTGFIHDLGKVLCLFGEPQWAVVGDTFPVGCAYSDKIVYSEFFKENPDFTDERFNTKFGVYTENCGLDNVKMSWGHDEYLYQIMKDYLPDPALYMIRYHSFYSQHKENAYAHLMNEKDIEMFDWVRKFNPYDLYTKAPVKPDVQALLPYYKELVAKYLPEKLKF; this is encoded by the coding sequence ATGAAAAAGCATATAGATACAGACAATCCGTTAAATAATTTAGATGAGTGGGAAGATGATTTGTTAATGCGATATCCTGATCCTTCTGAAGAAAATGAAGAAGTAAAAGAAAAGCAGAAAGAAGAATTTAGAAACTATGTCGATTCGGAAAGAGTAGAAACTGTTAAGGAGTTTTACAGAATAAACCACACGTATCAAACTTATGATTTTGTATGCGACAAAGAACAAGATTTTCTGCAATTTAATAGAAAAGAAATGTCAATCTGGGAAGCTGTTGAGTTTTTAAACACGCTTGTAGACGACAGTGACCCAGATATTGACTTAGACCAAACACAGCACCTTTTACAAACTTCAGAAGCAATTCGCGCAGACGGTCATCCAGATTGGTTTGTATTGACAGGTTTCATTCATGATTTAGGTAAAGTATTATGTTTGTTTGGAGAACCGCAATGGGCAGTTGTAGGAGATACATTTCCTGTTGGATGTGCTTATTCGGATAAAATTGTATATTCAGAATTCTTTAAAGAAAATCCAGATTTTACAGACGAAAGATTCAATACCAAGTTTGGTGTTTACACAGAAAACTGCGGATTGGACAATGTAAAAATGAGTTGGGGACACGATGAGTATTTGTATCAAATCATGAAAGATTATCTTCCAGATCCAGCTTTATACATGATTCGTTATCATTCCTTTTATTCTCAGCATAAAGAAAATGCTTATGCGCATTTAATGAATGAAAAAGATATCGAAATGTTTGACTGGGTGAGAAAATTCAATCCTTACGATTTGTATACAAAAGCGCCAGTAAAACCAGACGTGCAAGCATTGCTTCCTTATTATAAAGAATTAGTTGCGAAATATTTACCAGAAAAATTGAAGTTTTAA
- a CDS encoding sodium:solute symporter family transporter has protein sequence MNVLQTADYIVFFIYFVIVTAYGMYIYRSKKTVATSSNEYFLAEGSLTWWAIGASLIASNISAEHFIGMSGSGFAIGLAIASYEWMSAATLIIVAMFILPIYLKNKIFTMPQFLAKRYSGTVSTIMAIIWLLIYVFVNLTSIIYLGALAISSIAPISFQFCVIGLSLFSVIVTLGGMKVIGYTDMFQVIVLILGGLVTTYLALTLLSDQFGFGKDILKALSIIADEAPGHLHMILEESNPHYNELPGMSVLVGGMLINNLAYWGCNQYIVQRALGADLKTARKGILFAAFLKLLVPIIAVLPGIAMFVMHENGMFQQEMVDAAGVLKPDHAYPTLMNLLPAGLKGVALAALTAAIVASLAGKANSISTIFSLDIYKKYFNSQASEKKLVRTGRWCVVVCMIIATFVAPALKSLDQAYQFIQEYVGFFSPGVLAIFLLGMFWKKTTPAAGLAGALLTVPLARSFEIFTHVDRWRFSRLSFLRQNDYCFLHNCFNNGGNKCGKSSF, from the coding sequence ATGAATGTATTACAAACCGCAGATTACATTGTTTTCTTTATCTACTTTGTCATAGTTACTGCCTATGGAATGTATATTTACAGAAGCAAAAAAACTGTCGCAACGAGTTCTAACGAATATTTTTTAGCCGAAGGATCACTTACTTGGTGGGCAATTGGGGCCTCTTTAATCGCTTCTAATATTTCAGCAGAACATTTTATTGGTATGAGCGGTTCAGGTTTCGCCATCGGACTTGCTATTGCTTCTTATGAATGGATGTCGGCCGCTACATTAATTATTGTAGCAATGTTTATTTTACCCATTTATTTGAAGAATAAAATATTTACGATGCCTCAGTTTTTAGCCAAAAGATATAGCGGAACAGTGAGTACAATTATGGCTATTATTTGGTTGTTAATCTATGTCTTTGTTAACCTTACTTCAATAATTTATTTAGGTGCTTTAGCTATTTCTTCTATTGCTCCAATTAGCTTTCAGTTTTGTGTCATCGGTTTGAGTTTATTCTCGGTAATCGTAACATTGGGCGGTATGAAAGTAATTGGATACACAGATATGTTTCAGGTTATCGTTTTAATTCTCGGCGGATTAGTAACAACTTATTTAGCCTTAACATTGCTTTCAGATCAGTTTGGTTTTGGAAAAGATATTCTAAAAGCACTTTCGATTATTGCTGATGAAGCTCCAGGACATCTGCACATGATTCTAGAAGAATCAAATCCGCATTATAATGAATTGCCAGGAATGTCGGTTTTAGTTGGCGGAATGTTAATCAATAATCTGGCATATTGGGGATGTAACCAATATATTGTTCAAAGAGCTTTAGGAGCCGATTTAAAAACTGCGCGTAAAGGAATCTTATTTGCCGCTTTTCTAAAACTTTTAGTTCCAATTATTGCTGTTTTGCCAGGAATCGCCATGTTTGTAATGCACGAAAACGGAATGTTTCAACAAGAAATGGTAGATGCAGCTGGAGTTTTAAAACCAGATCACGCGTATCCAACATTAATGAATTTACTTCCGGCAGGATTAAAAGGAGTAGCTTTAGCCGCTTTAACTGCTGCGATTGTAGCTTCTTTGGCAGGAAAAGCCAATAGTATTTCGACTATTTTTTCTTTAGATATTTATAAAAAATATTTCAACTCGCAGGCATCAGAAAAGAAATTGGTTCGTACAGGAAGATGGTGCGTTGTTGTATGTATGATTATAGCGACTTTTGTTGCTCCTGCATTAAAATCATTAGATCAAGCGTATCAATTTATTCAAGAATATGTTGGATTCTTTTCGCCAGGAGTATTAGCGATTTTCTTGTTGGGAATGTTCTGGAAAAAAACAACTCCAGCAGCAGGACTTGCAGGAGCATTATTAACCGTACCTCTTGCTCGCAGTTTTGAAATTTTTACCCATGTGGACAGATGGCGTTTTTCCAGATTATCCTTTCTTAGACAGAATGACTATTGTTTTCTTCATAATTGTTTTAATAATGGTGGGAATAAGTGTGGTAAATCCAGTTTCTGA
- a CDS encoding glycosyl hydrolase family 28-related protein → MKKKSIITLIILCLSLTVSAQKVFDIKKYGAVGDGKTLNTKAIQKAIDAAE, encoded by the coding sequence ATGAAAAAGAAATCTATAATTACCTTAATTATCCTTTGCCTTTCGCTGACCGTTTCGGCGCAAAAGGTTTTTGATATTAAAAAATACGGTGCAGTTGGAGATGGCAAAACTTTAAACACAAAAGCCATTCAAAAAGCAATTGATGCAGCTGAATAA
- a CDS encoding acyltransferase family protein encodes MSNTTSGRLISLDALRGFVMFWIMSGEHIIHALAKVAPIPIFVWMSSQLHHAEWNGITFYDMIFPVFLFVAGVSMPYSFEKKMQLAGVKSPNDLPPTEKRKIYLSMLKRTFILLVLGFVVNGLLRFDGFDQTRFASVLGRIGLAWFFAGIIFLNFDFKKQLIWFFGILIGYYACNEMDSVPDFGAGVLTKEGSLEGYIDRLFLPGRLHSTVYDPEGIFSTLPAIATALLGVFIGTFLKAKCPFSINVKLLLMTLTAVVLIIIGLIWDISFPINKHLWTSSFVCFVGGFSILFFVFFYVIIDLFGFHKWAFPLILIGSNSILIYIAAEGLVDFKHTADYLFGGLIQYISLNWRPFFVALSVTIVQLILLYFLYKKKWFLKI; translated from the coding sequence ATGAGTAACACTACAAGTGGAAGATTAATTTCTTTAGATGCACTGCGCGGGTTTGTGATGTTTTGGATCATGAGTGGCGAACATATTATTCATGCTCTGGCCAAAGTGGCTCCAATTCCTATTTTTGTCTGGATGTCATCGCAACTGCATCATGCAGAATGGAATGGTATTACCTTCTATGATATGATTTTTCCTGTGTTTCTATTTGTGGCCGGCGTTTCGATGCCTTATTCTTTCGAAAAGAAAATGCAACTGGCTGGTGTTAAATCTCCAAATGATTTGCCTCCAACCGAAAAGCGAAAAATATATTTATCGATGTTGAAAAGAACCTTCATTTTATTGGTTCTAGGATTTGTAGTAAACGGATTATTACGATTTGATGGTTTTGACCAAACGCGTTTTGCAAGTGTTTTAGGAAGAATTGGACTCGCTTGGTTTTTTGCCGGAATCATCTTTTTGAATTTTGATTTTAAAAAACAATTAATCTGGTTCTTCGGAATCTTAATTGGCTATTATGCTTGCAATGAAATGGATTCGGTCCCAGATTTTGGAGCTGGAGTTTTAACCAAAGAAGGTTCACTAGAAGGCTACATTGATCGTCTTTTTTTACCAGGAAGATTGCACAGTACGGTTTACGATCCAGAAGGAATATTTTCAACTCTTCCCGCTATCGCAACTGCTTTATTAGGCGTTTTTATAGGAACATTTTTAAAAGCAAAATGCCCATTCTCTATAAATGTGAAATTGCTTTTAATGACCTTAACGGCAGTAGTTTTAATTATTATAGGTTTGATTTGGGATATCAGTTTTCCAATCAACAAACATTTATGGACCAGTTCTTTTGTCTGTTTTGTTGGCGGATTTAGTATTTTGTTTTTTGTCTTTTTTTATGTGATAATCGATTTGTTTGGTTTTCATAAATGGGCATTTCCATTAATCTTAATTGGTTCCAATTCTATTTTAATTTATATCGCAGCAGAAGGTTTAGTCGATTTTAAACATACAGCAGATTATCTTTTTGGCGGACTTATACAATATATCTCGCTTAATTGGCGACCTTTTTTTGTCGCATTATCCGTCACCATTGTACAGCTTATTTTACTGTACTTTTTATATAAAAAGAAATGGTTTCTCAAGATTTGA
- a CDS encoding glycoside hydrolase family 2 TIM barrel-domain containing protein produces MYIWVNGEKVGYTENTKSPAEFDISKYLKSGKNDLAIEVYRWSDGSYLEDQDMWRLSGIDRNVYLYSTDNVRIADFFAKPDLDAKYKNGSLSVDVSLKNLSSTSANNQKVVAKLVDASGKNVFVKELNVNLEASKVQTLNFSQNVSSPKLWSSETPNLYTLILTLKDAKGNIVETVGTQIGFRKVELKGGQLLVNGVRLMVHGVNIHEHNPETGHYQDEATMMKDIKMMKQLNINSVRCSHYPNNILWVKLCNKYGLFLVDEANIESHGMGVEGQPLIWMNPKTNPGYLPEWREAHLDRIYSLVERDKNMPSVIIWSLGNESANGPVFHEAYKWIKKRDNSRLVQFEQAKENENTDIVCPMYPTIEYMKEYAARKEVTRPYIMCEYSHAMGNSSGNFQEYWDIIRGSKNMQGGFIWDWVDQGFYGIDEAGRKYWTYGGDMGSQNYLNDENFCHNGLVYADRTPHPGAFEVKKVYQNILFKAVDIKNGIIEINNDFGFTNLNKYNFRYEVLENGKVIKEGILNVALDPKSKKQFKIDLPKLESKEGTEYLLNVFASTKTGSEILPQNFEIAKEQFVIEDGKYFAKSENGSLAKVQDEKDQFVLTSDNVTVKISKSTGLISYYSLKGEEYFKQYPEPNFWRAPTDNDIGNKMQIRTNVWRTAGKNTSLESIQQSEENGKKYIIAKLKLNDVASDYTIKYALGNDGALEIQASYKKGNNPVPELPRFGMIFTLKNTLENLDYYGRGPLENYPDRKTASLKGIYTSKVADQYVPYTRPQENGYKTDIRWFKLSSNLGNGLEIKGLQPLGISTLNNYPNDFDGGISKKNIHSSDITPRNEVVVCVDLTQRGLGGDNSWGAPPHEQYTLTQSEYSYGFVIKPL; encoded by the coding sequence ATGTATATTTGGGTGAACGGAGAAAAAGTAGGCTACACAGAAAACACCAAAAGTCCGGCAGAATTTGATATTTCGAAGTATTTAAAATCTGGAAAAAATGATTTAGCGATAGAAGTGTACAGATGGAGCGATGGTTCGTATCTAGAAGATCAAGACATGTGGCGACTTTCTGGTATTGATAGAAATGTGTATTTGTATAGTACAGATAATGTTCGTATTGCAGACTTTTTTGCCAAACCAGATTTAGATGCTAAATACAAAAACGGAAGTTTAAGTGTCGATGTGAGTTTAAAAAATCTGAGTTCAACTTCTGCTAACAACCAAAAAGTAGTCGCAAAACTGGTTGATGCTTCTGGGAAAAATGTATTTGTAAAAGAATTGAATGTCAATTTAGAAGCGTCAAAAGTTCAGACTTTAAATTTTTCTCAAAATGTATCAAGTCCAAAATTATGGAGCAGTGAGACGCCTAATTTGTATACGTTGATTCTGACTTTAAAAGATGCAAAAGGAAATATTGTAGAAACAGTTGGAACACAAATCGGATTTAGAAAAGTAGAACTAAAAGGTGGCCAATTATTAGTTAATGGAGTTCGATTAATGGTTCATGGAGTTAATATCCATGAACATAATCCAGAAACAGGACATTATCAGGACGAAGCGACGATGATGAAAGACATTAAAATGATGAAACAGCTGAATATTAATTCAGTTCGCTGCAGTCATTATCCGAACAATATTTTATGGGTAAAACTATGTAATAAATACGGTTTGTTTTTGGTGGATGAAGCTAATATCGAAAGTCATGGAATGGGAGTAGAGGGACAACCTCTAATTTGGATGAATCCAAAAACGAATCCTGGTTATCTTCCAGAATGGAGAGAAGCACATCTAGACAGAATTTACAGCCTTGTTGAAAGAGATAAAAATATGCCGTCTGTAATTATCTGGTCATTAGGAAATGAAAGCGCCAATGGACCTGTTTTTCACGAAGCATACAAATGGATCAAAAAAAGAGATAATTCTCGTTTGGTTCAGTTTGAACAAGCAAAAGAAAACGAAAATACTGATATCGTTTGTCCAATGTACCCAACAATTGAATACATGAAAGAATATGCGGCACGTAAAGAAGTTACACGCCCTTATATCATGTGTGAGTATTCGCATGCAATGGGAAACAGCAGCGGAAATTTTCAAGAATATTGGGATATCATTCGCGGAAGCAAAAACATGCAAGGCGGATTTATTTGGGATTGGGTAGATCAGGGATTTTATGGAATTGATGAAGCAGGCCGTAAATACTGGACTTACGGTGGCGATATGGGAAGCCAGAATTACTTAAATGATGAAAACTTCTGTCACAACGGGTTGGTTTATGCTGATAGAACACCGCATCCTGGAGCTTTTGAAGTAAAAAAAGTATATCAGAATATCTTGTTTAAAGCTGTAGATATAAAGAACGGAATTATTGAAATCAATAATGATTTTGGGTTTACCAATCTGAACAAATACAATTTTAGATATGAAGTTTTAGAAAACGGAAAAGTAATTAAAGAAGGAATTTTGAATGTTGCTTTAGATCCGAAATCTAAAAAGCAATTTAAAATTGATTTACCAAAATTAGAGTCAAAAGAAGGAACAGAATATTTATTGAATGTTTTTGCTAGTACAAAAACAGGCTCAGAAATATTACCTCAAAACTTTGAAATCGCAAAAGAACAATTTGTAATTGAAGACGGGAAATATTTCGCAAAATCTGAAAATGGAAGTCTTGCAAAAGTACAAGATGAAAAAGATCAGTTTGTTTTGACTTCTGATAATGTAACCGTTAAAATCAGCAAATCGACTGGATTGATTTCGTATTACAGTTTAAAAGGCGAAGAATATTTCAAACAATATCCTGAGCCTAATTTTTGGAGAGCTCCAACAGATAATGATATTGGAAACAAAATGCAGATTAGAACAAATGTGTGGAGAACTGCTGGAAAAAACACTTCGTTAGAAAGTATTCAGCAAAGTGAGGAAAATGGCAAAAAATATATCATTGCAAAATTAAAATTGAACGATGTTGCTTCCGATTATACGATCAAATATGCATTAGGAAATGATGGTGCTTTAGAAATTCAGGCTTCTTATAAAAAAGGAAATAATCCGGTTCCAGAATTACCGCGTTTCGGAATGATTTTCACTTTAAAAAATACATTAGAAAATCTGGATTATTACGGAAGAGGACCTTTAGAAAATTATCCTGACAGAAAAACAGCATCCTTGAAAGGAATTTATACTAGTAAAGTTGCAGACCAATATGTGCCTTATACACGCCCACAAGAAAATGGATACAAGACCGATATACGCTGGTTTAAATTATCAAGCAATTTAGGAAATGGCTTGGAAATAAAAGGTCTGCAACCTTTAGGAATAAGTACTTTAAATAATTATCCGAATGATTTTGACGGAGGAATTTCTAAAAAGAATATTCATTCTAGCGATATTACTCCGAGAAATGAAGTTGTAGTTTGTGTCGATTTAACCCAACGTGGATTAGGAGGTGACAACAGTTGGGGCGCACCGCCACACGAACAATATACCTTAACCCAAAGCGAATACAGCTACGGATTTGTCATTAAACCACTTTAA
- a CDS encoding sugar-binding domain-containing protein, producing MQKITTKIFFISLLLLFTIGISAQEKDRNDWENPEVFQINREPARAAFLPYADETSVIMDKYENSPWYFSLNGKWKFSWSPTPDERPKDFYKTDFSTLHWKELQVPSNWELNGYGVPIYTNITYPFEKNPPFINHWDNPVGSYKRDFVFARKLERPTCFSSF from the coding sequence ATGCAGAAAATCACAACCAAAATATTTTTTATTAGCCTGTTATTGCTTTTCACAATAGGAATTTCGGCTCAAGAAAAAGACCGTAATGATTGGGAAAATCCAGAGGTATTTCAAATTAACAGAGAGCCAGCTCGTGCGGCTTTTCTTCCGTATGCAGATGAAACTTCTGTTATAATGGATAAATATGAAAACTCACCTTGGTATTTTTCTTTAAACGGAAAATGGAAATTTTCTTGGTCGCCAACACCAGATGAACGTCCAAAGGATTTTTATAAAACGGATTTCAGTACTTTACATTGGAAAGAACTTCAAGTGCCTTCTAATTGGGAACTGAATGGTTACGGTGTGCCAATTTATACTAACATTACGTATCCTTTTGAAAAAAATCCGCCTTTCATTAATCATTGGGATAATCCAGTTGGGTCTTATAAAAGAGATTTTGTCTTTGCCAGAAAACTGGAACGGCCGACATGTTTTTCTTCATTTTGA